A region from the Ovis aries strain OAR_USU_Benz2616 breed Rambouillet chromosome 22, ARS-UI_Ramb_v3.0, whole genome shotgun sequence genome encodes:
- the C22H10orf95 gene encoding uncharacterized protein C10orf95 homolog, which translates to MYACYCRAPGEDVWPLLQHLTYTYQPAPLLLPPIQAHNFCSRPRDLCGGEWAAPREYHCFHATGAPLEFAPPFWVFPPAYAAALRPPFPAPGYLGPSLQAPAATAQAAVESGAQWPEGGTVQAELRWGRVERALGPRLELPDSVRRELRRVYGTYPRTNVRVTYRGGEFLLRGSPRLREPENRVERGALWPPASSDSGDNSPAGEAVERGRRQKRKA; encoded by the coding sequence ATGTACGCATGCTACTGCCGAGCGCCTGGGGAGGACGTCTGGCCTCTACTGCAGCACCTCACCTACACCTACCAGCCCGCCCCTCTGCTGCTGCCCCCTATCCAGGCCCATAACTTCTGCAGCCGGCCTCGCGACCTGTGCGGCGGTGAGTGGGCTGCTCCGCGGGAATACCACTGCTTCCACGCCACCGGCGCGCCCCTGGAGTTCGCGCCGCCCTTTTGGGTCTTCCCACCGGCCTACGCCGCGGCCCTGCGCCCGCCGTTCCCCGCGCCCGGCTACCTGGGGCCATCGCTGCAGGCGCCCGCGGCCACGGCGCAGGCGGCGGTCGAGAGCGGGGCGCAGTGGCCGGAAGGCGGCACCGTGCAGGCCGAGCTGCGGTGGGGCCGCGTAGAGCGCGCGCTTGGCCCGCGCCTCGAGCTGCCGGACTCCGTGCGCCGGGAGCTGCGCCGAGTGTACGGCACATACCCGCGCACCAACGTGCGCGTCACCTACCGCGGCGGCGAGTTCCTGCTGCGGGGCTCGCCGCGCCTGCGAGAGCCCGAGAACCGCGTCGAGAGGGGAGCCCTGTGGCCGCCGGCCAGCAGCGACAGCGGGGACAACAGTCCCGCGGGGGAAGCGGTGGAGCGCGGCCGCCGGCAGAAGAGGAAGGCTTGA